The genomic window GAGTTTTCCGATCTTCGTAAGTTGATTACGCATTGTTCTGCGCATATGACTTACATTTCATAATTTCGTGGCTCGATAATCACTTGATAATGAAACCCATCTACTTTAACGCCCGATGCATACCTACTTCCatcgatttaatttctattttattattaaaatattattcaataataaaaatttaataataatttcttttttctttttcttttttccgttcTCTTTTATCGAGAACAAAAATATGAAGTTTGCGCCGTTgaatatgtttatttaaaagaatattacgtGCCGGAAGgagagaagaaatttttccaAGTAATCTACGTTCGGCCTAATACTTATGTTAATATTGAACTCTGGGCCGGCGTATAAAGCAACAATACTGAGAAATAACTAgcgttgaaaaataataaaaactcaTTTCCGCATGACACTATTCTGTAACACGTAAAGTTAGTCATGCATGCAAATTGATGGACAAATCCACAACTGTTTCTGCTACTCGATACAGAGGTTTGCACTTATAATCATGTCTGAGCGCGGAATATCCTCTGTTTTACCCGCATTCCGCTCCTGATGCGTTGTTATTAACGACGATTGGCGCGGCGGAGTTTTAAGGTTCGTTTGACAAGCAGGTCAGAGGGATACTTACTTACGGGGCTGTACGACATTGTTTTGGTTGAGGGGTCTTTCCTTCCGTTGTGTGGCGTTAAACAGCGCGTGGATCAAGTACGGGCGCGTGTACCAAGAATCTTAATGCGTTGGTAGGAGAGGCTAATGGGTGCACACTTATATAAGTCACAATGCAACCAGATTCTAACGAGTAGTCTGCGGGATTTATCGAGCTGACCATCAGCGAGGACAGAGCAAGACCCGACGAGGAAGAAGCCGATGATCGTTGCGATAAACGGCTGGAGGTCGCCCGAACGAGAGGACCTAACGAGTTAGCGTCTGTGCACCTAATCGTTTATAATGGAAAAGCGACGTTCGCCGGTTTGGATCTTGCGCTTGTTTCATCTCGCGGTGATCTGTAATTTAGTGACTGCCAAAAGTGAATATACAAGTCTGTTCCAACGGTGCACGAGCGAAAAGAATACCTTCGACTGCTTCAAACGGCGCGCCCTCGAGATTCTCGACACGGCTATCCAAGACGATTCCGTATATAAAATCAACGATTACATTTCAATTACGAAAGATCCAGCAACCGCGGCAAGGAATGCCGGCTCGGTATCTGAAAATGAAACCGAGCTGAGCCTCGATCAGAAATTGgataacaaattttatgaGTATTTGACGTCGAGAAGCGTGAAACTGACAATACCGGGCAACGCGTTTGAAGGTAATATATTATCAATCTTAATGATTGTTAAGAATCAattgcgttattaaaaaaattaattttgttctttaattaaatcgcaagATAAATTAAAGACTGCAATGGTggtctgaaataaattataaatattaattacaacgttcaatttgttttaatgtattttaatacaattttaataactttataaaaaaaattctttttcaaaaggaaaaagaatttattgttaataaattttaaaggcaaatttaacaaaaaaaaatactgaataTTTGcaggaaggaaaaagaagaataaaggTTTCGGATATGTAATAATAGCAGGTGCTGTATTAGCAGGTaagttatctttttttctgtaaaacGTTAATATTCTACTAGCAGAAACAgcttttgattaattaaaaaagcaaaaagaatgTTTCTCCGTTTGAATAtacggaataaaaattgtctAGCTATATACTCAatgctaattttaatttcttttctttttgtttagGCATGATGGCGCAACTTGCTTATGGAAAAATTGCTTTTATCGCTGGCACGGCTTTGCTGACAGCGAAAATGGCTTTAGTTTTAAGTGCGATAGTCGGTTTGAAAAAGCTTGTATCGAGCGGAGGAGGTGGACACGAAGTGATTTATGCGACAGCATCGGAACATCATGGAGGTGGTGGTGGAGGATATGGTGGAGGATATGGAGGCTGGCAGCGAGCGATGGAAGTTGTACCTCCAACCTGAATCACACATTCGACTACAAATCACGGAGTTTTATGATTTAGTTACCGCATGTAATACATCTTCTCGGATGTATCCATTAAggaaaacatattaataattttaatgttttttatttaatttatttataatttatttataatttattaataattcattaataaaagcaaataaatgTGCATTGCTTTCTTCTTTGATCCGAACAAAAGtatcatttaaaaagaaaaataaaataaaataaaatgtgctgtcattatttaatacttgtatattagatttcttattaattaaataatttttttttatttatacattaatttatattagttaaaaatgtatattaaataaatgtttttttttctttgcgtttaACGTAGAAATATCAAGCTTTTTAAAtacgatttataattatattagttttttaacgattaaaattatcctgacgttaatattttaacaaaatacaaatatattttctatttattaattacataaatattcttAACACTTAGACAGTGCATTAAAAATTGagtgtatttataaaataaattacaaccTACGTACGTAGATACTGAAACactttcaataattatatagtatagtataatttattaaacatttgaTTTAAACGTTTACGGATAACTGTTATTGTATAactttaaatgtaaaaattaatttattattacaaaatattatctaaatttaaaattattgctctttttttgttaaatatacagAATGCacttgataattaaataatgttaacgAAATAATGCTTGTGAAGAATGCGCCCGGCCGTCTCGGTGTTTctctataatatatatatatcgactACGGGCGCACGGAGTTTCGCTGAGGAATGTGAGACGAAAAATGCGCGAAGCGCGTACGCCGCCCGACTGCCCGGTGTTAATTTACAATTCCTCGCCCGCTTCCTCTACGCGATTCAATGCATTATAAAAAGTtctttataacaaatattatgacaaatattatatgtgtTACTTATCGATTAGCTCAATCACTTATAGTTTCCTTAATCATTCTAAGAGAcggaatatataataatgtttaaatataattaaaatccaaaagtaagtttaaattatatttaaaagaatgaGATGCTTGAAGTATTGTGTAAGATGCCATGCATCTGTAGCTGCTCGCTGAAAGtgattaaatgtaaaatagttttctttaacgtaaaaGAAGCGGGCGGAAATGACACGCGCGAAGCGCGCAATCTGTGATGtttagtatatttaaaatattatatttaataatttttgttcctttcgtttttaaagtattaaattctgataaattataataacgttacatattattgttaaatgcctataaatatttcgttttagagaaattaatatgAGTTgctttacaaataatttattttatttaccggtcgccaattttttttttctttttatattttaaatctatttatatttaaatataagttgCCGTCGCTTTCGATGTTCGTAAACGTAATCATTACGATCATCATTGTAATCGCTACTACGATGATCGTAATCGACGCTCGAACTGTGCGTATGTTCATAACTGGTTTGTGGATGTTTCACTATTTCATACGAAACTTTTCCAGAatctaaaacaaattttatcaattaagtcattacattgtaaattttaatataaattacattgatCTGTCTTCATGTTGGTATGAGATCTGTATCGGTTTATAAAATCTCTCAAGTTTCCACGAACGAAATTTACGCtacagttaaaaaaatctataaactCCCGTAAATCTCGTCGCTCCccgtgaaatttatatttaatatttctttcgtgtATGATCCTTTAACTTAATAtacttaaataattgtaactttatggagaaataaattatatatggcGTTCTCTCGATCATAGAAACTTGAATCTTTAAtgtaatagataaataataattgtttgtaATTTGTGTGTGAACTACCTACCACCACGTACCGTTCTTTTTTACAAGTGCGGCAAGAGCGATCGCTAAAGCTATTTTGGCAAGCAATATTGCTTTTCCTGCAAGAGCTGCGATGCCATGTAGCAGTCCATACATCAGGGCTGCTTTCATAGCAGCCagcatgtaaaatattattcttccttttcccttttttttcttcttccgagcggaaactgaaattaaaattgaattagtATATGTCCtctcgttaaaaattgaattaatattttattaaattggtAAAAAtgatagtattaaaaaaaataacatagaAACTGAGGTCATTactgtctctttttttttctcacacgcataatattaaagaacattattattttttaaagaaaataaaatccagcaatgagaataaaataatttaattacataattttattcctgcttatttaattgttaattatcgattaagaagctattttaatttcactgaAAGTCAGtctatttctttcattttttatgtaaagagaatattttttttctttaaacgtctttaaagtaaataataaaaacgaaagTATTAATAAGCAAAAATTTGTAACAATTTGAGAAACAACTTCacataaaagaaaagtgtAATTGGAGTGGAGATAATGAATCGTTGGCAAACTAAAGTGATCAACtctatgtttaaattttttaaaaactttaacagtaaaagcatttaataaatacctGAAGTCAATCGATTTGTCAAATCGATGATTCACGTACGAGCTGGattcattttaaaatttagtaaGAAAACTCTCACCTTCGTTCACTTCGCTGTCATCGTCTAAGAAGAACGACCAAACTGCCCGGCTGGAGCGCGTTTGATCCTCGCTACTTGGCGACAAAGTCCGGACCGTCTCGTTAGTCTTGCACGCGGAGATAACACCATCGTCGCTAGCACACTCGCTCGTCTGCGTAGCTCTCGGCAAGCCTCTCCTGTTTACGGGCTCGCAAAATGAAATTGCGACGAAACCGCTGAATATTAGAACCGCGAAGAATCGCCAAGGCATGTTCGATCACAACTGACGCTTCGCAGCGATCGTCATACTTATAAGTTCTAGCAATTAGTAATAATGGCGAAGTAAACTGGTATTACGACATACAGAGCGTGAATGCATCTATGGCAAAATGCATCATGCGCATAAAATTATTCCCAACCGGTGCCGTAGAACCGTACGTTTCTGCACGCACATGGGTGGCACACACACCCAATACATACTACCGCGCTTACCACAATGTTAAATGGAGTGCACGAAGCGCAGTGAGAAGATAAGTCCCAGCGGTgcgtatcattatttttaaattgtacgaAGTACAAAATAACGCGTTTGCGGGAAGGCGCGAGCCGATCGCTCCCGTATTCGGTCAGACTTACGGTGAGATGACGAGATAAAGAACGAAATAGAGTAGGAAGCGCCGGGCGGcggggaaaaaataaaacggatgGAACTCGATCGAAGCCGGAGGTCAGGCATCAATGATCATATTGGTCAGAATATCCACTCTTTTGTACGTCATTGAGA from Cardiocondyla obscurior isolate alpha-2009 linkage group LG19, Cobs3.1, whole genome shotgun sequence includes these protein-coding regions:
- the LOC139110036 gene encoding uncharacterized protein, whose amino-acid sequence is MEKRRSPVWILRLFHLAVICNLVTAKSEYTSLFQRCTSEKNTFDCFKRRALEILDTAIQDDSVYKINDYISITKDPATAARNAGSVSENETELSLDQKLDNKFYEYLTSRSVKLTIPGNAFEGRKKKNKGFGYVIIAGAVLAGMMAQLAYGKIAFIAGTALLTAKMALVLSAIVGLKKLVSSGGGGHEVIYATASEHHGGGGGGYGGGYGGWQRAMEVVPPT
- the LOC139110037 gene encoding uncharacterized protein codes for the protein MPWRFFAVLIFSGFVAISFCEPVNRRGLPRATQTSECASDDGVISACKTNETVRTLSPSSEDQTRSSRAVWSFFLDDDSEVNEVSARKKKKKGKGRIIFYMLAAMKAALMYGLLHGIAALAGKAILLAKIALAIALAALVKKNDSGKVSYEIVKHPQTSYEHTHSSSVDYDHRSSDYNDDRNDYVYEHRKRRQLIFKYK